A window from Candidatus Gracilibacteria bacterium encodes these proteins:
- a CDS encoding zinc ABC transporter substrate-binding protein — protein sequence MKKIIFLFVLLVACSSPVQDGQEDADSLKVSASFYPLAYFTQALVGEGVTVNTVVPVGVEPHDYEPTPQTLRILYDADLLVYQGSGFEPWMEGLESDLNENGVVLFSATAGIADANLDPHTWLDPILMSAMVSNLAMQLVEVSPEHEEQILSNATILETKLLALHDAFTSGLSSCKKNTILVSHNAFARLGERYHFIVESISGLSPHDEPSLNEMAALRDLILEKDLGFVFLETLASPETAEALAEEAGVATLVLNPLEGLTSEEVAQGEDYFSVMEQNLQNLRLALECD from the coding sequence ATGAAAAAAATAATTTTCCTATTTGTTCTTCTGGTGGCCTGTTCTTCCCCTGTTCAAGATGGGCAGGAGGACGCGGACAGCCTTAAAGTGAGCGCCAGTTTTTATCCGCTTGCTTATTTTACCCAAGCACTTGTGGGTGAGGGGGTGACCGTGAATACGGTGGTGCCGGTGGGGGTGGAACCGCATGATTACGAGCCCACTCCGCAAACTCTGCGGATCCTTTATGACGCGGATTTATTGGTGTATCAGGGCAGTGGGTTTGAGCCGTGGATGGAGGGATTGGAATCGGATCTTAACGAGAATGGAGTTGTTCTTTTTTCGGCCACGGCTGGAATTGCGGACGCGAACTTGGATCCTCATACTTGGTTGGATCCCATCCTCATGAGCGCAATGGTCTCGAATTTGGCCATGCAATTGGTGGAGGTTTCTCCGGAGCATGAAGAGCAGATTTTGAGCAATGCCACCATTCTTGAGACCAAGCTGCTTGCACTTCATGACGCGTTTACGAGCGGACTTTCTTCTTGTAAAAAGAACACCATTTTGGTCTCCCACAATGCTTTTGCCCGTTTGGGAGAGCGCTATCATTTTATCGTGGAATCCATTTCCGGCTTGTCTCCTCATGACGAACCCTCTTTGAATGAAATGGCAGCTTTACGCGATTTGATTTTGGAGAAAGACCTCGGATTCGTTTTTCTAGAAACCTTGGCTTCTCCTGAAACAGCAGAAGCCCTTGCGGAAGAGGCTGGAGTGGCCACACTTGTGCTCAACCCCTTGGAAGGCCTCACTTCGGAAGAAGTGGCGCAAGGGGAGGATTATTTCAGTGTTATGGAGCAAAACCTCCAGAATCTTCGTTTGGCGTTGGAGTGTGATTAG
- a CDS encoding S-layer homology domain-containing protein, whose product MMKVLAAVLLLVQATGFSDVPQSHPNHEAIEFLAELGVLEGYSDLSFRPEASINRAELLKVLVLSFEGELEDEAQNCYPDVRSDWYAPFVCFATEEGWVEGYPDGLFRPETPVNKAEAAKILIHAAGLEDDLSEEDGEEWYVPYLSLALELDLLEETSENFNPAEERTRGEVAENVYRALLPEELPQETVEETVEETVEETPGASIPFGFWGLNGYHSPEGLEDIQTRFKTTLLQVSSSNPTWTTQSFLPMIEDGGMTVTLRMTGDHSAYTTNGDFDLEKWKTELSAWEDSGVQSYIDSGVLVGHMLLDDIANFEGRDPDAADLDEMAQYSEALLPGLMTFVRVRATEIPVPAEGDYDYLDAIVNQYKSSNGPVEDYAEEEAAMAESLGLGIINGLNIADGGDGSSGQAGWKEGRYAMSAEEILEYGQVLLEVPDVLMFLMWEYDAEELWSDGSIGSEYFDQPELEAAIRALGEMAQAL is encoded by the coding sequence ATGATGAAAGTTCTTGCAGCTGTGCTTCTTCTTGTTCAGGCGACCGGGTTTAGTGATGTTCCTCAGTCGCACCCCAACCATGAGGCCATTGAGTTTCTGGCGGAGCTTGGGGTTTTGGAGGGCTACAGTGATTTGAGTTTTAGGCCGGAGGCCTCCATCAATCGAGCAGAACTGCTCAAGGTCTTGGTTTTGAGTTTTGAAGGTGAGCTTGAGGATGAGGCTCAGAATTGTTATCCGGATGTTCGGAGTGATTGGTACGCACCCTTTGTTTGTTTTGCAACTGAGGAAGGCTGGGTGGAGGGGTATCCGGATGGCTTGTTTAGACCGGAGACACCCGTGAACAAAGCGGAGGCCGCCAAAATTTTGATTCATGCGGCGGGCTTGGAGGACGACTTGTCCGAGGAGGACGGTGAGGAGTGGTATGTGCCGTATCTTTCCTTGGCTTTGGAGTTGGATCTTTTGGAGGAGACGAGTGAAAACTTCAATCCGGCGGAAGAGCGAACGCGTGGAGAAGTTGCCGAAAATGTTTATAGGGCTTTGTTGCCTGAGGAGCTGCCACAGGAGACGGTGGAGGAGACGGTGGAAGAGACGGTGGAGGAGACTCCCGGTGCTTCCATCCCATTCGGATTTTGGGGTCTCAATGGGTATCATTCACCGGAAGGTTTGGAGGATATTCAAACTCGTTTTAAGACTACGCTGCTTCAAGTGTCTTCCTCCAATCCTACCTGGACCACGCAAAGCTTTCTTCCCATGATTGAAGACGGGGGGATGACGGTCACGCTGCGCATGACGGGCGACCATAGCGCGTACACTACAAATGGAGATTTTGATTTGGAAAAATGGAAGACCGAGCTCAGCGCGTGGGAGGATTCCGGTGTGCAAAGCTACATCGACAGTGGTGTTTTGGTGGGTCATATGCTCCTGGATGACATCGCCAATTTTGAAGGGCGTGATCCGGATGCGGCGGATTTGGATGAAATGGCGCAGTACAGTGAGGCTCTGCTGCCCGGGTTGATGACCTTTGTGCGCGTACGGGCCACGGAAATTCCGGTTCCTGCGGAAGGGGATTATGATTATTTGGATGCGATTGTGAATCAATACAAAAGCAGTAATGGTCCTGTGGAGGACTATGCGGAGGAAGAGGCTGCGATGGCGGAGTCCTTGGGCCTGGGCATCATCAATGGACTCAATATTGCGGATGGCGGGGATGGATCCAGCGGGCAGGCGGGTTGGAAAGAGGGGCGTTATGCCATGTCTGCCGAGGAAATTCTTGAATATGGTCAGGTGCTTTTGGAGGTCCCCGATGTACTCATGTTTTTAATGTGGGAGTACGATGCCGAAGAACTCTGGAGTGACGGTTCTATTGGGAGCGAGTACTTTGATCAACCGGAGTTGGAAGCCGCCATTCGAGCACTTGGAGAGATGGCGCAAGCGCTTTAG